A window of the Bacteroidales bacterium genome harbors these coding sequences:
- a CDS encoding CvpA family protein has translation MNLIDIIALIPIAWGVYKGFSKGFISEIAQIAALVLGVLTSFYFSKWVGAYISDFINTNEQQTQLIAFVIVFLCTLALVFLFAHALERFIKNMDIGIVNRLLGSAFACLKYIFILSIIFNFISISDPKGVFVPKSSRDNSLLYKPILKVAHVVLPLLSDTIEKNEIENLNSAE, from the coding sequence GTGAATTTAATTGATATTATTGCTTTAATACCTATTGCTTGGGGCGTTTACAAGGGCTTTTCAAAAGGATTTATTTCTGAAATTGCACAAATTGCCGCATTAGTATTAGGAGTTTTGACTAGTTTCTATTTCAGTAAATGGGTTGGAGCATATATTTCTGATTTTATAAACACAAATGAGCAGCAAACACAGCTAATTGCATTCGTAATAGTTTTTTTATGCACTTTGGCATTGGTTTTTCTCTTTGCTCACGCTTTGGAAAGATTTATAAAAAACATGGACATTGGCATAGTTAATCGTCTCTTAGGCTCTGCCTTTGCTTGCTTGAAATATATTTTTATTTTGAGCATCATATTTAACTTTATAAGCATTTCCGACCCAAAAGGCGTGTTTGTTCCTAAAAGCAGTAGAGATAACAGCCTGCTATACAAGCCAATACTAAAAGTTGCACATGTTGTTTTACCTTTACTAAGCGACACAATAGAAAAAAATGAAATTGAGAATCTAAATTCTGCTGAATGA